Proteins from one Mycobacterium sp. EPa45 genomic window:
- a CDS encoding roadblock/LC7 domain-containing protein, with protein sequence MTLPQRPQNNSLDWLVSNFAREVPGVSHAVLVSVDGLLIAASEQLPRERAEQLAAVTSGLASLAAGAAQLFEAGQVLQSVVEMAGGFLLVMRVGDGSHLATLAAPNCDIGQIGYEMAVLVERVGNVVSSSRRAAQPS encoded by the coding sequence ATGACCTTGCCCCAGCGGCCACAGAACAATTCACTCGACTGGCTGGTTTCCAACTTCGCCCGTGAGGTGCCCGGTGTCTCACACGCGGTGCTGGTGTCGGTCGACGGGCTGCTGATCGCGGCCAGCGAGCAACTGCCGCGGGAACGCGCCGAGCAGCTCGCCGCGGTGACGTCCGGCCTGGCCAGCCTGGCCGCCGGGGCCGCGCAGCTCTTCGAGGCGGGCCAGGTCCTGCAATCGGTGGTCGAGATGGCCGGCGGCTTCCTGCTGGTCATGCGGGTGGGCGACGGATCTCACCTGGCCACACTGGCCGCTCCGAACTGTGACATCGGCCAAATCGGTTACGAGATGGCGGTTTTGGTTGAACGAGTGGGCAATGTCGTCTCGTCGTCACGGCGGGCCGCGCAACCGTCGTGA
- a CDS encoding tRNA (cytidine(34)-2'-O)-methyltransferase → MFRLMFYSPRIAPNTGNAIRMVAATGCELHLVEPLGFDLSEPKLRRAGLDYHDLASVTVHANLEQAWAAVAGARVYAFTAHATRSSFDIAYEPGDVMLFGPEPTGLDAATLADPHITQQVRIPMLAGRRSLNLSNAAAVVAYEAWRQHGFEGGI, encoded by the coding sequence GTGTTCAGGCTGATGTTCTATTCGCCGCGGATCGCACCGAACACCGGTAATGCCATCCGCATGGTCGCGGCGACCGGATGTGAATTGCATCTGGTGGAGCCGTTGGGGTTCGACCTTTCCGAACCGAAGCTCCGCCGGGCCGGCCTGGACTATCACGACCTGGCGTCGGTGACGGTTCACGCCAACCTGGAGCAGGCGTGGGCCGCGGTGGCCGGCGCGCGGGTATACGCGTTCACCGCGCATGCCACGCGGTCGTCGTTCGATATCGCCTACGAGCCGGGCGACGTCATGCTGTTCGGACCGGAGCCGACGGGTTTGGATGCGGCGACGCTCGCCGACCCGCACATCACCCAACAGGTGCGGATCCCGATGCTGGCGGGCCGGCGGTCGCTGAATCTGTCGAACGCCGCCGCGGTGGTGGCCTACGAAGCGTGGCGCCAGCACGGCTTCGAAGGTGGGATCTAG
- a CDS encoding DUF742 domain-containing protein, with the protein MTGDAEANLVRPYTLTAGRTDTSVELPIEAPITTMPSAEEQHWPSGDMRGRICELCVDRPSVAEISALLDLPLGVARVLVGDLVTAGYLRVETTLTDRSTSDERRSLIGRTLRGLRAL; encoded by the coding sequence GTGACCGGTGATGCCGAGGCGAACCTGGTGCGCCCCTACACGCTGACCGCGGGACGCACCGACACCTCCGTCGAACTCCCGATCGAGGCGCCGATCACCACGATGCCGTCGGCGGAAGAGCAGCACTGGCCGTCGGGTGACATGCGCGGGCGCATCTGCGAGCTGTGCGTCGACCGCCCATCTGTGGCCGAAATCTCAGCGCTATTGGATCTTCCGCTCGGCGTCGCGCGCGTCCTCGTCGGTGACCTGGTGACGGCGGGTTATCTTCGGGTAGAGACCACTTTGACCGACCGCTCGACATCGGACGAGCGCCGCAGCCTGATAGGAAGGACCCTTCGTGGCCTACGAGCCCTCTGA
- a CDS encoding nitroreductase family protein — MTLDLTVDELLTSTRSVRKRLDFDRPVPREVLMECLDLALQAPTGSNAQGWQWVFVEDPAKKKALADIYRATGTPYLDMPAPVRGDMRDAQMDSVLSSAKYLNENLEKAPVFLIPCLEGRPDGAPAGMQASYWGSLIPAVWSFMLALRSRGLGSAYTTLHLIGDGEKQAAELLGIPFDRYTQGGLWPIAYTKGTDFKKAKRLPAEELTHWDTW, encoded by the coding sequence ATGACACTCGATCTGACCGTTGATGAACTTCTGACTTCCACCCGATCGGTGCGCAAGCGGCTCGACTTCGACCGGCCCGTGCCGCGCGAGGTGCTGATGGAGTGTCTGGATCTGGCCCTGCAGGCGCCGACAGGCTCCAATGCCCAAGGCTGGCAGTGGGTCTTCGTCGAGGACCCCGCCAAGAAGAAGGCGCTGGCCGATATCTACCGGGCCACCGGCACGCCCTACCTCGACATGCCCGCGCCGGTCCGCGGCGACATGCGCGATGCACAGATGGACTCGGTGCTCAGCTCGGCCAAGTACCTCAATGAGAACCTCGAGAAGGCTCCGGTGTTCCTGATCCCGTGCCTGGAAGGCCGCCCGGACGGCGCCCCCGCCGGCATGCAGGCGTCCTACTGGGGTTCCCTCATCCCCGCCGTCTGGAGTTTCATGCTGGCCCTGCGGTCGCGGGGGCTGGGCTCGGCGTACACGACGCTGCACCTGATCGGGGACGGCGAAAAGCAGGCCGCCGAACTGCTCGGCATCCCGTTCGACCGGTACACCCAGGGCGGCCTCTGGCCCATCGCTTACACCAAGGGCACCGACTTCAAGAAGGCCAAGCGGCTGCCGGCCGAGGAGCTCACCCACTGGGACACCTGGTGA
- a CDS encoding bifunctional 2-polyprenyl-6-hydroxyphenol methylase/3-demethylubiquinol 3-O-methyltransferase UbiG: MVETSLWMQKVAADPGHSRWYIERFRAMERAGDDVVGEARFVDALARRGSHILDAGCGSGRVGGYLAGVGHRVVGVDVDPALVEAAEHDHPGPRWLVGDLAELDLPARGIAEQFDIIVSAGNVMTFLAPSTRVQVLSRLRAHLKAGGRAVIGFGAGREYSYSQFLDDAVEAGFAVDLLLSTWDVRPFTDDSDFLVALLKPA, from the coding sequence ATGGTCGAGACCAGTCTTTGGATGCAGAAAGTCGCGGCTGATCCGGGACATTCGCGTTGGTACATCGAGCGTTTCCGCGCGATGGAGCGCGCCGGTGACGACGTGGTCGGCGAAGCCCGGTTCGTCGACGCACTGGCGCGTCGAGGCTCCCATATTCTCGACGCCGGCTGTGGCTCCGGCCGGGTAGGCGGCTACCTGGCCGGCGTCGGTCACCGGGTGGTCGGGGTCGACGTCGATCCAGCACTCGTCGAGGCGGCCGAACACGATCATCCCGGCCCGCGCTGGCTCGTTGGTGACCTCGCCGAATTGGACCTGCCTGCGCGCGGCATCGCCGAGCAGTTCGACATCATCGTGTCGGCGGGCAACGTGATGACGTTCCTCGCGCCGAGCACCCGGGTGCAGGTGCTGTCGCGACTGCGTGCTCACCTCAAGGCTGGCGGGCGTGCGGTCATCGGCTTCGGCGCCGGGCGCGAGTACTCCTACAGCCAGTTCCTGGACGACGCCGTCGAAGCCGGGTTCGCCGTCGATCTGCTGCTGTCCACCTGGGATGTGCGGCCGTTTACCGATGACTCCGACTTTCTCGTCGCGCTGCTCAAGCCAGCTTAG
- a CDS encoding sensor histidine kinase, translating into MIQTQQPTTVPPKRPSRWSLGNWPVRGKVFAIVAVPLALALAFAGARIWDGVNSARDLQVAADRVQMIPVIESYVGALQGVLLAYSSNGDTQSAANTFDKNKAALQNKLNSTDVAPDVRTGVTNLLTGGQQLVGAVSANTIGLRDRITGYAPILLTAEDAINGSVRLDDEKLLAQTQGLSRAVGARGQMFMQELLVEQGGDLPEPELRTSMITLAGTEPSTLFGMSQVLGVGSPEAKTLQSQMVGRMGIMSSPDATLAGNADLRQSLQATDAIAEKVVASTTDEVTSSVQQMATDRRHAVIRDALLVLAAFIAALVVVYLVARSLVRPLRILRDSALRVAHTDLEQGIARVRAGDEREPEPLPVYTTEEVGQVAHAVDELHTQALLLAGDEARLRLVINEMFETMSRRNRSLVDQQLSLIDRLERNEKDPERLDNLFRLDHLATRMRRIGSNLLVLAGAQVSRDHRESLPLANAVNAAVSEVEDYKRVEVGEVPDSALIGRVSADAVHMLAELIDNALRYSPPISPVRVSAGHTSNAGVLIEVHDDGIGMTDSDLRIANMRLHAGGEVSQDNTRHMGLFVVGRLAHMHGMEVRLRNAVEGEPSSGTTAELYIPAKLLEHGEAIGDDARRYDAPTEPAVEEDAPAAPFPAVVEPGVVDSSGLPRRSPGSSGITGAPTPQPKPEPEPEPQPSLWFADAGSVAENEHASDTSRFFTARARAEEAREEHLDISDMDVLAADLSAPDFEDTDTDFIYQKMLNELMVDPHTIAVPQDWKSVWDNGWETAAEVDNVPVQDHTEHGLPVRDPGARLVPGAAEPVSAPALPQRDPDAVRSSFSSHFGGVRAARSDLQAGSAENGKDHT; encoded by the coding sequence ATGATTCAGACTCAACAGCCAACAACCGTGCCGCCGAAGCGGCCGTCGCGGTGGTCGCTGGGCAACTGGCCCGTGCGGGGCAAAGTGTTTGCGATCGTGGCCGTTCCGCTGGCGCTGGCGCTCGCCTTTGCCGGCGCCCGCATCTGGGATGGCGTGAATTCGGCGCGGGATCTGCAGGTCGCCGCCGATCGCGTCCAGATGATCCCGGTGATCGAGAGCTACGTCGGTGCGCTGCAGGGCGTGCTTCTGGCGTACTCGTCGAACGGGGACACCCAATCGGCGGCAAACACATTCGACAAGAACAAGGCCGCACTACAGAACAAGCTGAACAGCACCGACGTCGCACCCGACGTCCGGACCGGCGTGACCAACCTGCTCACCGGTGGCCAACAGCTGGTGGGCGCGGTGTCGGCCAACACCATCGGGCTGCGTGACCGGATCACCGGCTACGCGCCGATCCTGCTGACCGCCGAGGACGCCATCAACGGATCGGTGCGCCTGGACGACGAAAAACTGCTCGCTCAGACCCAGGGCCTGAGCCGTGCGGTCGGCGCTCGCGGACAGATGTTCATGCAGGAGCTGCTCGTCGAACAGGGCGGCGACCTGCCCGAGCCGGAGCTGCGCACGTCGATGATCACGCTGGCCGGCACGGAACCCTCGACGTTGTTCGGAATGAGCCAGGTGCTCGGCGTCGGCTCTCCGGAGGCCAAGACGCTGCAGAGCCAGATGGTCGGCCGGATGGGCATCATGTCCAGCCCTGACGCCACCCTGGCCGGCAATGCCGACCTGCGTCAGTCGCTGCAGGCCACCGACGCCATCGCGGAGAAGGTCGTCGCGAGCACCACCGATGAGGTCACCTCGTCGGTGCAGCAGATGGCGACCGACCGCAGGCACGCCGTCATCCGCGACGCCCTGCTGGTGCTGGCCGCGTTCATCGCGGCGCTGGTCGTGGTGTACCTGGTCGCGCGGTCCCTGGTCCGTCCGCTGCGCATTCTGCGCGACAGCGCGTTGCGCGTCGCGCACACCGATCTGGAGCAGGGCATCGCCCGGGTCCGGGCCGGCGACGAGCGTGAACCCGAGCCGCTGCCGGTCTACACCACCGAGGAGGTCGGCCAGGTCGCCCATGCGGTCGACGAGCTGCACACCCAGGCACTGCTGCTGGCCGGTGACGAGGCCCGGCTGCGGCTGGTGATCAACGAGATGTTCGAGACGATGTCGCGCCGCAATCGCTCGCTGGTCGACCAGCAGCTCTCGCTCATCGACCGGCTGGAACGCAATGAGAAGGATCCCGAGCGGCTCGACAACCTCTTCCGGCTCGATCACCTGGCCACCCGGATGCGCCGCATCGGCTCCAACCTGCTGGTGCTGGCGGGTGCGCAGGTGTCCCGCGACCACCGCGAGTCCTTGCCGTTGGCCAATGCCGTCAACGCCGCGGTCTCCGAAGTCGAGGACTACAAGCGGGTGGAGGTCGGCGAGGTGCCAGACTCGGCCCTGATCGGGCGCGTCTCCGCCGACGCGGTACACATGCTCGCCGAATTGATCGACAACGCACTGCGCTATTCACCGCCGATCTCGCCGGTGCGTGTCAGCGCGGGGCACACCAGTAACGCCGGGGTACTGATCGAGGTGCACGACGACGGCATCGGCATGACCGACAGCGACCTGCGGATCGCCAACATGCGGCTGCACGCCGGCGGCGAGGTCAGCCAGGACAACACCCGGCACATGGGCCTGTTCGTGGTTGGCCGGCTGGCGCACATGCACGGCATGGAGGTGCGGCTGCGCAACGCCGTCGAGGGGGAGCCGTCGTCGGGGACCACCGCCGAGCTCTACATCCCGGCCAAACTGCTCGAGCACGGCGAGGCGATCGGGGACGACGCCCGCCGCTACGACGCGCCGACTGAACCAGCTGTCGAGGAAGACGCGCCCGCCGCGCCGTTCCCGGCGGTGGTCGAGCCCGGCGTCGTCGACTCGAGCGGCCTACCGCGACGCTCACCGGGTTCCAGCGGGATCACCGGCGCGCCAACGCCACAACCGAAGCCCGAGCCCGAACCCGAGCCGCAGCCCTCACTGTGGTTCGCCGACGCGGGATCCGTTGCCGAGAACGAGCACGCCTCGGACACCTCGCGCTTCTTCACCGCGCGTGCCCGCGCCGAGGAGGCGCGCGAGGAGCACCTCGACATCAGCGACATGGATGTGCTGGCCGCCGACCTGTCGGCACCCGATTTCGAGGACACCGACACCGACTTCATCTACCAGAAAATGCTCAACGAGCTGATGGTCGACCCGCACACCATCGCGGTGCCTCAGGATTGGAAGTCGGTGTGGGACAACGGCTGGGAGACCGCAGCCGAGGTGGACAACGTGCCGGTGCAGGACCACACCGAACACGGCCTGCCGGTGCGCGATCCCGGCGCCCGGCTGGTGCCCGGCGCCGCGGAGCCGGTCTCGGCACCTGCTCTCCCGCAACGTGATCCCGACGCGGTCCGGTCCTCGTTCAGCAGCCACTTCGGTGGCGTGCGGGCCGCGCGTTCCGACCTCCAGGCCGGGTCCGCAGAGAACGGAAAAGACCACACATGA